Proteins encoded together in one Alphaproteobacteria bacterium window:
- a CDS encoding L,D-transpeptidase family protein, which yields MILVRDEVLECAGRRYRCALGRGGIATKKREGDGITPAGTWPLRRLLYRPDRLAAPAGGLAAVPLSPQDGWCDAADDGAYNCQVRLPYAASCEELWREDGLYDVIVVLGFNDDPVVPGLGSAIFLHVARPDWGPTEGCVALASADLLAVLTHCGPRTVMTVEPGQPQSTAVKP from the coding sequence ATGATCCTGGTTCGAGACGAGGTGCTGGAGTGCGCCGGCCGGCGCTATCGCTGTGCGCTGGGACGCGGCGGCATAGCCACGAAAAAGCGTGAGGGCGACGGCATCACGCCGGCCGGCACCTGGCCGCTGCGCCGGCTGCTCTACCGGCCCGACCGCCTGGCCGCTCCGGCCGGCGGCCTGGCAGCCGTCCCGCTCAGCCCCCAAGACGGCTGGTGCGACGCTGCCGACGATGGGGCCTACAATTGCCAGGTGAGGCTGCCCTACGCGGCAAGCTGCGAGGAACTCTGGCGCGAAGACGGGCTTTACGATGTCATCGTGGTGCTGGGTTTCAACGACGATCCCGTGGTGCCGGGCCTGGGCAGCGCCATCTTCCTGCATGTCGCCCGCCCCGATTGGGGCCCCACCGAGGGCTGCGTCGCCCTGGCGTCGGCTGACTTGTTGGCGGTGTTGACGCATTGCGGCCCGCGGACGGTGATGACGGTCGAGCCCGGCCAACCCCAAAGCACAGCAGTGAAGCCCTA
- the ribA gene encoding GTP cyclohydrolase II encodes MPRTASDDPQAGRGRRGRRAVERAVGELRRGLAVVVGGDQPYVVLAAEQASEEGLAELTRLGEVQLALTAERAQVLKIRPQVAPVVLVEYEPRFDAALVSALADPAADLDHPLRGPFKVIRRTPATALAAIALIKLARLLPAALLVPLDKVDPAWLVQHDLLAVAAGEIEAYEAGTARALRQVSSARVPLAAAEDCRVVAFRPPDGGAEHLAIVVGEPPRDQPVLVRLHSECFTGDLLESLRCDCGQQLRGALEALAKEGGVLLYLPQEGRGIGLVNKLRAYRLQDQGYDTVEANLRLGFEADERLFLAAAEMLRGLGYERVRLLTNNPQKVLGLENFGIEVSERVSHAFPANAHNERYLATKRQRSGHLL; translated from the coding sequence ATGCCAAGGACAGCCAGCGATGACCCGCAAGCGGGCCGCGGCCGGCGCGGCCGCCGTGCGGTCGAGCGCGCCGTCGGTGAACTCAGGCGCGGACTGGCCGTGGTGGTCGGCGGCGACCAGCCTTACGTGGTGCTGGCGGCTGAACAGGCCAGCGAAGAGGGCCTGGCCGAACTGACCCGGCTGGGCGAGGTGCAACTGGCGTTGACCGCCGAACGGGCCCAGGTGCTGAAAATCAGGCCGCAGGTGGCGCCGGTGGTGCTGGTCGAGTACGAGCCGCGCTTCGATGCCGCCCTGGTCAGCGCCCTGGCCGATCCCGCCGCCGATCTCGACCACCCCTTGCGCGGCCCCTTCAAGGTGATCCGCCGGACCCCGGCGACGGCGCTGGCGGCGATCGCGCTGATCAAGCTGGCGAGACTGCTGCCGGCGGCGCTGCTGGTGCCGCTCGACAAGGTCGACCCGGCCTGGCTGGTGCAGCACGATCTGCTGGCGGTGGCGGCCGGAGAGATCGAGGCCTACGAGGCGGGCACGGCCCGGGCGCTGCGCCAGGTGAGCTCGGCCCGGGTGCCGTTGGCAGCGGCCGAGGACTGCCGCGTGGTGGCCTTCCGGCCGCCCGACGGCGGCGCCGAGCACCTGGCCATCGTGGTCGGCGAGCCGCCGCGCGACCAGCCGGTGCTGGTCAGGCTGCATTCCGAATGCTTTACCGGCGATCTGCTGGAATCGCTGCGCTGCGATTGTGGCCAGCAGTTGCGCGGTGCCCTCGAGGCCTTGGCCAAGGAGGGCGGTGTTCTGCTCTACCTGCCGCAGGAAGGCCGCGGCATCGGGCTGGTCAACAAGCTGCGCGCCTACCGCCTGCAGGATCAGGGTTATGATACCGTCGAGGCGAACCTGAGGCTCGGTTTCGAGGCCGACGAGCGGCTCTTTTTGGCGGCTGCCGAAATGCTGCGCGGGCTGGGGTACGAACGCGTGCGCCTGCTCACCAACAACCCGCAAAAGGTCTTGGGCCTGGAGAATTTCGGCATCGAAGTCAGCGAACGCGTGTCCCACGCCTTTCCCGCCAACGCCCACAACGAACGCTACCTGGCCACCAAACGCCAGCGTTCGGGGCATCTGCTGTAA